A genomic segment from Candidatus Korarchaeum cryptofilum OPF8 encodes:
- a CDS encoding dihydrodipicolinate synthase family protein — translation MSFRGIITPLITPFNEKLEIDFDALRWLANHQLRGGVHGIFPNSTTGEFVHLEREEAIRLTEALIDEVGGKIWVIPGISHNSTDKAVELGNIFKDMGADGVIVTPPFFFKIDAKKLGLHFSRIADRVDLPIIIYNIPSLTGINVPIELYIELAQEHSNIAGAKVTYDSFSYLRRLIQGIKSVRKDFSVLTGMDDLLLFNLMMGGDGGITALANLIPSLHRAIYDAWENGDLRRALEENYKLLKLSSIYDIASSFPTAIKTALNVMGTPVKPHVRPPLTEEPGSVVTAITGVLRELGLHD, via the coding sequence ATGTCCTTCAGGGGGATAATAACTCCATTGATAACCCCTTTCAATGAGAAGCTCGAGATAGATTTCGATGCTTTGAGATGGCTCGCAAATCATCAGCTGAGGGGAGGGGTTCATGGCATCTTCCCGAACTCGACCACGGGCGAGTTCGTCCATCTGGAAAGGGAGGAGGCGATAAGGCTTACTGAAGCGCTGATAGATGAAGTCGGTGGGAAGATCTGGGTTATACCCGGGATAAGCCATAATTCTACGGATAAAGCCGTTGAGTTAGGCAATATTTTCAAAGATATGGGCGCTGATGGTGTTATAGTCACTCCTCCATTCTTCTTCAAGATAGATGCTAAGAAGCTGGGGCTGCACTTCTCTAGGATAGCTGATAGAGTGGATTTACCGATAATAATTTACAATATACCCTCCCTTACGGGTATAAATGTTCCCATAGAACTCTATATCGAATTAGCCCAGGAGCACAGCAATATCGCGGGAGCCAAAGTCACTTACGATAGCTTCTCCTACTTGAGGAGATTGATTCAGGGGATAAAATCCGTCAGGAAGGACTTCTCAGTGCTCACTGGGATGGACGATCTGCTCCTCTTCAACTTGATGATGGGAGGGGATGGGGGGATAACTGCCTTAGCGAACTTAATCCCTAGCTTGCACAGAGCTATCTACGATGCTTGGGAAAATGGAGATCTCAGGAGAGCTTTAGAGGAGAATTATAAGCTCTTGAAGCTCTCTTCCATTTACGATATAGCTTCATCATTCCCCACTGCAATTAAAACAGCTCTAAATGTGATGGGAACCCCTGTTAAGCCTCACGTGAGGCCCCCCTTGACGGAGGAGCCGGGTAGCGTGGTAACAGCTATAACTGGAGTGCTGAGGGAGTTAGGCTTGCATGACTAG
- a CDS encoding flavin reductase family protein, translated as MNAKALRKISYGLYIVSSRLGDKLNGQIANTVFQVTSEPPKVAVCINKENFTHECIRSSWAFSVSVLRKEAPMTLIGRFGFMSGRDLNKFEGISYKIGKTGAPIVLDESVAYMEFIVTSTLDVGTHTIFVGELVDAELLSDEEVMTYDYYHKVKRGVSPEKAPTYMRER; from the coding sequence ATGAACGCCAAGGCCCTGAGGAAGATCTCTTATGGGTTATACATAGTCTCCTCGAGATTGGGAGATAAGCTGAACGGTCAGATAGCTAACACAGTCTTCCAAGTGACATCTGAACCCCCTAAGGTCGCCGTTTGCATAAATAAGGAGAATTTTACGCATGAGTGCATAAGGTCAAGCTGGGCTTTCTCAGTATCGGTCCTCAGGAAAGAAGCTCCGATGACGTTGATAGGGAGATTCGGTTTCATGAGCGGGAGGGATCTGAATAAATTCGAGGGGATCTCGTACAAGATAGGGAAGACTGGAGCACCCATAGTACTCGATGAATCAGTCGCGTACATGGAGTTCATCGTCACCTCTACGCTCGATGTGGGCACGCATACTATCTTCGTGGGGGAGCTCGTGGACGCGGAGCTGCTCAGTGATGAGGAAGTTATGACTTACGATTACTACCATAAAGTGAAGAGAGGGGTCTCCCCGGAGAAGGCGCCGACCTACATGAGGGAGCGTTGA
- a CDS encoding DUF7557 family protein: MPATEPIRIGKDTKEELKRLKIHPRETYDDVIKRLIEEYKRGRHAKD; encoded by the coding sequence ATGCCTGCTACTGAGCCGATTAGGATTGGGAAGGATACTAAGGAGGAGTTGAAGAGGCTGAAGATTCACCCTAGGGAAACCTATGATGATGTGATCAAGAGACTCATTGAGGAGTACAAGAGGGGTAGGCATGCGAAGGA